One part of the Archocentrus centrarchus isolate MPI-CPG fArcCen1 unplaced genomic scaffold, fArcCen1 scaffold_63_ctg1, whole genome shotgun sequence genome encodes these proteins:
- the LOC115777670 gene encoding C-X-C motif chemokine 9-like encodes MNSITAFLTCLLVLCAQAQPASRSNKCKCYNYIGRISPKLIKDEPVIYHPSIFCPRTEIIVTIKTDTKKCVNPESPLGRLILKNQNRDGKNGAVSTTTAGQSTASS; translated from the exons ATGAACTCAATCACTGCCTTCCTAACCTGCCTGCTTGTCCTCTGTGCACAAG caCAACCAGCCAGCAGATCTAACAAATGCAAGTGTTACAATTACATTGGCAGGATCAGCCCAAAGCTCATCAAGGATGAGCCGGTCATTTACCACCCGAGTATCTTCTGTCCACGTACAGAGATCAT tgttACCATAAAAACCGATACAAAGAAGTGCGTGAATCCAGAGTCACCACTTGGACGACTCAttcttaaaaatcaaaacag GGACGGGAAGAACGGAGCTGTGAGCACGACGACTGCTG